The Micromonospora sp. NBC_01740 genome includes a window with the following:
- a CDS encoding DUF1416 domain-containing protein, with product MTAPTAAGCAAPDQAAPLPASLDLEKETVITGVVRSDAGEAVPGAYVRLLDSTGEFTAEVVTSPAGQFRFFAAPGAWTLRALSRHGNGDTAVTAARGINEVAVTVAS from the coding sequence ATGACCGCACCCACCGCTGCCGGCTGCGCCGCGCCCGACCAGGCCGCCCCGCTGCCCGCGAGCCTGGACCTGGAGAAGGAAACCGTGATCACCGGCGTCGTCCGCTCCGACGCGGGCGAGGCCGTCCCGGGCGCGTACGTCCGGCTGCTCGACTCGACCGGTGAGTTCACCGCCGAGGTGGTGACCTCGCCGGCCGGCCAGTTCCGGTTCTTCGCCGCGCCGGGTGCCTGGACCCTGCGGGCGCTTTCCCGGCACGGCAACGGCGACACCGCCGTGACCGCCGCCCGGGGCATCAACGAGGTCGCCGTCACGGTCGCCTCCTGA
- a CDS encoding sulfurtransferase gives MSRDTALVSAEWAEKNLDAPGVVFVEVDEDTSAYDTGHIAGAIKLDWKTDLQDQVRRDFVNKSQFEALLSERGISNDDTVILYGGNNNWFAAYAYWYFKLYGHRDVKLLDGGRKKWELDARPLVGDTVTRPATQYVAQEPDTSIRAFRDEVVAAIGTKNLVDVRSPDEFAGRLLAPAHLPQEQAQRAGHIPTAISVPWSKAANEDGTFKSDDELRKIYADAGLDDSRETIAYCRIGERSSHSWFVLQELLGHRNVKNYDGSWTEYGSLVGVPVALGDEPGEA, from the coding sequence ATGAGTCGCGACACCGCACTCGTCTCGGCCGAATGGGCCGAGAAGAACCTCGACGCCCCGGGCGTCGTCTTCGTCGAGGTCGACGAGGACACCTCGGCCTACGACACCGGCCACATCGCCGGCGCGATCAAGCTGGACTGGAAGACCGACCTCCAGGACCAGGTGCGCCGGGACTTCGTCAACAAGAGCCAGTTCGAGGCGCTGCTCTCCGAGCGGGGCATCAGCAACGACGACACCGTCATCCTCTACGGCGGCAACAACAACTGGTTCGCCGCGTACGCGTACTGGTACTTCAAGCTCTACGGCCACCGCGACGTGAAGCTGCTCGACGGCGGTCGCAAGAAGTGGGAGCTGGACGCCCGTCCGCTGGTTGGGGACACGGTGACCCGCCCGGCGACGCAGTACGTGGCGCAGGAGCCGGACACCTCGATCCGGGCCTTCCGTGACGAGGTCGTGGCCGCCATCGGCACCAAGAACCTGGTCGACGTGCGCAGCCCCGACGAGTTCGCCGGCCGGCTGCTCGCCCCCGCCCACCTGCCGCAGGAGCAGGCGCAGCGGGCCGGGCACATCCCCACGGCGATCAGCGTGCCGTGGTCCAAGGCGGCCAACGAGGACGGCACCTTCAAGTCCGACGACGAGCTGCGCAAGATCTACGCCGACGCCGGGCTGGACGACAGCCGCGAGACCATCGCGTACTGCCGGATCGGCGAGCGCTCCTCGCATTCCTGGTTTGTGCTCCAGGAGCTGCTCGGCCACCGCAACGTGAAGAACTACGACGGATCCTGGACCGAGTACGGCTCGCTGGTCGGCGTGCCGGTCGCGCTCGGCGACGAGCCCGGGGAGGCCTGA
- a CDS encoding Ms5788A family Cys-rich leader peptide, which translates to MGTLLTKRRAVDLCRVATCLCRPVI; encoded by the coding sequence ATGGGGACGCTCCTCACCAAACGGCGCGCGGTCGACCTGTGCCGCGTGGCCACCTGCCTGTGTCGCCCCGTCATCTGA
- a CDS encoding LmeA family phospholipid-binding protein, with the protein MAHDDTYEERPRRRGRKVLITLVVLLLVLGGLIVVADRVAVGVAERAIADQVRQEIAKQGAQSSPPEVEVGGVPFLTQVLDGRYERISIALRDVQGSVRGDAVALPKLDVDARNVRASLDTIRSGQGDVVAETVDGTGTISYDSLAKLLDRPGLTLGEQNGRLAVTAPVDILGQRLTVTGTADITVGKEGQVALKFNDLSADGLPNLPLARTLLSNYARSISIDVPLPELPFQLAVREVRPLPEGLTVTADARNVPINSAAG; encoded by the coding sequence GTGGCGCACGACGACACGTACGAGGAGCGGCCCCGGCGACGCGGGCGCAAGGTGCTCATCACCCTCGTCGTGCTGCTGCTGGTCCTGGGCGGACTGATCGTGGTGGCCGACCGGGTCGCCGTGGGGGTGGCCGAGCGGGCCATCGCCGACCAGGTCCGACAGGAGATCGCCAAGCAGGGGGCGCAGTCCTCGCCGCCGGAGGTGGAGGTCGGCGGGGTCCCGTTCCTCACCCAGGTGCTCGACGGCCGGTACGAGCGCATCTCCATCGCGCTGCGCGACGTGCAGGGCTCGGTGCGGGGCGACGCGGTCGCGCTGCCGAAGCTCGACGTGGACGCCCGCAACGTGCGCGCCTCGCTCGACACCATCCGCTCGGGGCAGGGCGACGTGGTCGCCGAGACCGTCGACGGGACGGGCACCATCAGCTACGACAGCCTCGCCAAGCTGCTCGACCGGCCGGGGCTGACCCTCGGCGAGCAGAACGGCCGGCTGGCCGTCACCGCCCCGGTCGACATCCTCGGCCAGCGTCTCACCGTGACCGGCACCGCCGACATCACGGTCGGCAAGGAGGGGCAGGTGGCGCTGAAGTTCAACGACCTGAGCGCCGACGGCCTGCCGAACCTGCCGCTGGCCCGGACGCTGCTCAGCAACTACGCCCGCAGCATCTCCATCGACGTGCCCCTGCCCGAGCTGCCGTTCCAGCTCGCCGTCCGGGAGGTCCGGCCGCTGCCCGAGGGGCTGACCGTCACCGCGGACGCCAGGAACGTGCCGATCAACTCCGCCGCCGGCTGA
- a CDS encoding winged helix-turn-helix transcriptional regulator has translation MIVEILLLVTARAGEPSAVLPALDLLPHSVRTAPRDVRTLVAGPSPDAVLVDARSELSEARATCRMLHATGLGVPLVAVVTEAGLIALNADWGVDDVILAAAGPAEVEARLRLAVGRLNNATSGAGGSIRAGELTIDPDTYAAKLKGRPLDLTYKEFELLKFLAQHPGRVFTRDQLLREVWGYDYFGGTRTVDVHVRRLRAKLGSEYESMIGTVRQVGYKFVVPPSRSLPESEHAPLPV, from the coding sequence GTGATCGTGGAGATCCTGCTGCTGGTGACCGCGCGCGCAGGCGAACCATCCGCTGTGCTGCCGGCGCTCGACCTGCTGCCGCACTCGGTCCGCACCGCGCCACGCGACGTCCGCACCCTGGTCGCCGGCCCCAGTCCGGACGCGGTGCTGGTCGACGCCCGCTCCGAGCTGAGCGAGGCGCGGGCGACCTGCCGGATGCTGCACGCCACCGGGCTCGGAGTGCCCCTGGTCGCGGTGGTCACCGAGGCCGGCCTGATCGCGCTCAACGCCGACTGGGGCGTCGACGACGTCATCCTCGCCGCCGCCGGGCCGGCCGAGGTGGAGGCCCGGCTGCGGCTCGCCGTCGGGCGGCTGAACAACGCCACCTCCGGGGCCGGCGGCTCGATCCGCGCCGGCGAGCTGACGATCGACCCGGACACCTACGCCGCGAAGCTCAAGGGCCGGCCGCTCGACCTCACCTACAAGGAGTTCGAGCTGCTGAAGTTCCTGGCCCAGCACCCGGGCCGGGTGTTCACCCGGGACCAGCTCCTGCGCGAGGTGTGGGGCTACGACTACTTCGGCGGCACGCGCACCGTCGACGTGCACGTCCGGCGGCTGCGCGCCAAGCTCGGCTCCGAGTACGAGTCGATGATCGGCACGGTGCGGCAGGTGGGCTACAAGTTCGTCGTACCGCCCTCGCGGTCCCTGCCGGAGAGCGAGCACGCGCCCCTGCCGGTCTGA
- a CDS encoding polysaccharide deacetylase family protein — MDHGGGGGSTRWGPLIRDPSAARTIGLVTLVVAALLGSAYALGRSLVPDPPTSRSSVTTSATGPHYADQPPTKDTPRRTPEGAPSTSPAEAGQDGGASPQGTPSPVPADGPFGAQTTSGTSLVALTFDDGPDPRYTPQVLALLREHQVRATFCVVGENAQRHPDLIRAIAADGHTLCNHSWNHDVDLGRRSPAAIRADLLRTSEAIRAAVPDAPIAYYRQPGGAWTGQVVSVSHELGMTPLHWTVDPADWELPGASRIAATVVADVVPGSVVLLHDAGGDRQGTVDALHRILPDLTSRFEVEALPDGGT; from the coding sequence ATCGACCACGGGGGCGGCGGCGGATCGACACGATGGGGCCCACTGATCCGGGACCCCTCGGCCGCGCGCACCATCGGGCTCGTCACGCTGGTGGTCGCCGCGCTGCTCGGTTCCGCGTACGCCCTCGGGCGCAGCCTGGTCCCCGACCCGCCGACGTCCCGGTCCAGCGTGACCACCAGCGCCACCGGCCCGCACTACGCCGACCAGCCGCCGACGAAGGACACTCCGCGCCGGACCCCGGAGGGTGCGCCGAGCACCAGCCCGGCGGAGGCCGGGCAGGACGGCGGCGCCAGCCCCCAGGGCACGCCGTCGCCGGTACCGGCCGACGGGCCGTTCGGCGCGCAGACCACCAGCGGCACCTCGCTGGTCGCGCTGACCTTCGACGACGGACCGGACCCGCGGTACACGCCGCAGGTGCTCGCCCTGCTCCGCGAGCACCAGGTGCGGGCCACCTTCTGCGTGGTCGGCGAGAACGCCCAGCGCCACCCGGACCTGATCCGGGCCATCGCGGCCGACGGGCACACCCTGTGCAACCACAGCTGGAACCACGATGTCGACCTCGGCCGCCGGTCGCCGGCCGCCATCCGGGCGGACCTGCTGCGCACCAGCGAGGCGATCCGGGCGGCGGTGCCCGACGCGCCGATCGCGTACTACCGGCAGCCCGGCGGCGCCTGGACGGGCCAGGTGGTGTCGGTGTCCCACGAACTCGGCATGACGCCGCTGCACTGGACCGTGGACCCGGCGGACTGGGAGCTGCCGGGAGCCAGCCGGATCGCGGCGACGGTCGTGGCGGACGTCGTACCCGGCTCGGTCGTGCTGTTGCACGACGCCGGCGGCGACCGGCAGGGCACGGTGGACGCCCTGCACCGCATCCTGCCCGACCTGACCAGCCGGTTCGAGGTGGAGGCGCTGCCCGACGGGGGGACGTGA
- the mshD gene encoding mycothiol synthase encodes MSNPEASSGRVTRSDRLSPTEIADVTTLARVAGDADGADPFDEHVLLRLRDPDAPAVHLTTRADDGTLTGYAHLDTTDPGAGIGVELVVHPAYRRRGTGRALARGVLAAADGPLRVWAHGDHPSAAALGVDLGLRRARVLWQLRRPLTAPIPDHPLPDGVTLRAYRPGADDEEWLALNARAFAEHPEQGRWSPADLRVRLDEPWFDPEGFLLAVDGSTGRLLGFHWTKVHERPGSARIGEVYVLGVDPSAHRGGLGRALTAAGLAYLRDRRDLDRVMLYVDESNAAAVALYERLGFARWSAHVNYQSA; translated from the coding sequence ATGAGCAACCCCGAAGCGAGCAGCGGCCGGGTGACCCGGTCCGACCGCCTCAGCCCCACGGAGATCGCCGACGTGACGACCCTCGCCCGGGTCGCCGGCGACGCGGACGGGGCGGACCCGTTCGACGAGCACGTCCTGCTCCGGCTGCGCGACCCGGACGCGCCCGCCGTGCACCTGACCACCCGGGCGGACGACGGCACCCTGACCGGGTACGCGCACCTGGACACCACCGACCCGGGCGCGGGGATCGGCGTGGAACTGGTGGTGCACCCGGCGTACCGGCGGCGCGGGACAGGCCGCGCGCTGGCCCGGGGCGTCCTGGCGGCGGCCGACGGCCCGCTGCGGGTCTGGGCGCACGGCGACCACCCCTCCGCCGCCGCGCTCGGCGTCGACCTGGGCCTGCGCCGGGCCCGGGTGCTCTGGCAGCTGCGCCGGCCGCTGACCGCCCCGATCCCCGACCACCCGCTGCCGGACGGGGTGACGCTGCGCGCGTACCGGCCCGGCGCCGACGACGAGGAGTGGCTGGCGCTCAACGCGCGGGCCTTCGCGGAGCACCCGGAACAGGGCCGCTGGTCCCCCGCCGACCTGCGGGTACGCCTCGACGAGCCGTGGTTCGACCCGGAGGGTTTCCTGCTCGCCGTCGACGGGTCCACCGGCCGGCTGCTCGGCTTCCACTGGACGAAGGTCCACGAACGACCCGGCTCGGCCCGGATCGGCGAGGTCTACGTCCTCGGCGTGGACCCGTCGGCCCACCGCGGCGGGCTCGGCCGGGCGCTGACCGCGGCCGGCCTGGCGTACCTGCGGGACCGGCGGGACCTGGACCGGGTGATGCTCTACGTCGACGAGTCGAACGCCGCCGCCGTCGCGCTCTACGAACGGCTCGGCTTCGCCCGCTGGTCGGCGCACGTCAACTACCAGTCGGCCTGA
- the pstS gene encoding phosphate ABC transporter substrate-binding protein PstS, whose translation MKLQRHGTLACLALTATLALSACGSDNNEPASSASASGSAAADCATGTLNTQGSSAQKNAMDEWIKAYQQKCSGAKINYEPSGSGAGIQAFIAGTADFAGSDSALKEEEQPQADAKCVGGAAINLPMVIGPVAIAYNVNGVDNLQLKPATLAKIFAGKVTKWDDPAIKADNPDAKLPSTAINAVHRSDSSGTTDNFTDFLTKTAASDWTFGKAKEWKAPGGTGAAKSDGMASAIKGQDGTIGYVEWSYAENGGLKTAKVGNGAGEFAELTAESAGKTIAGAEVVGQGDDLKMKIDYNTKEAGAYPIVLVTYEIVCSKGLAADKLPLVKGFLGHAASTAGQADLTELGYAPLPETVRAKVEAAVKNLA comes from the coding sequence GTGAAGCTCCAGCGGCACGGCACCCTCGCCTGCCTCGCTCTTACCGCGACGCTCGCTCTCAGCGCATGCGGCTCGGACAACAACGAGCCCGCGAGCAGCGCCTCCGCCTCCGGGTCGGCCGCCGCCGACTGCGCCACCGGCACGCTGAACACCCAGGGCTCGTCGGCGCAGAAGAACGCCATGGACGAGTGGATCAAGGCTTACCAGCAGAAGTGCTCCGGTGCCAAGATCAACTACGAGCCGTCCGGCTCGGGCGCCGGCATCCAGGCCTTCATCGCCGGCACCGCCGACTTCGCCGGCTCGGACTCCGCCCTCAAGGAGGAGGAGCAGCCGCAGGCCGACGCCAAGTGCGTCGGCGGCGCCGCGATCAACCTGCCGATGGTCATCGGCCCGGTCGCCATCGCCTACAACGTCAACGGCGTGGACAACCTCCAGCTCAAGCCGGCCACCCTGGCGAAGATCTTCGCCGGCAAGGTGACCAAGTGGGACGATCCGGCGATCAAGGCCGACAACCCGGACGCCAAGCTGCCGTCGACCGCCATCAACGCGGTGCACCGCTCGGACTCCTCCGGCACCACCGACAACTTCACCGACTTCCTGACCAAGACCGCCGCGTCCGACTGGACGTTCGGCAAGGCCAAGGAATGGAAGGCCCCCGGCGGCACCGGCGCGGCGAAGTCCGACGGCATGGCCAGCGCCATCAAGGGCCAGGACGGCACCATCGGCTACGTCGAGTGGTCGTACGCCGAGAACGGCGGCCTGAAGACCGCCAAGGTCGGCAACGGCGCGGGCGAGTTCGCCGAGTTGACCGCCGAGTCGGCCGGCAAGACCATCGCCGGCGCCGAGGTGGTCGGCCAGGGCGACGACCTCAAGATGAAGATCGACTACAACACCAAGGAGGCCGGGGCCTACCCGATCGTCCTGGTGACCTACGAGATCGTCTGCTCCAAGGGCCTCGCCGCCGACAAGCTCCCGCTGGTCAAGGGCTTCCTCGGCCACGCCGCGAGCACCGCGGGCCAGGCCGACCTGACCGAGCTGGGCTACGCCCCGCTGCCCGAGACGGTCCGCGCCAAGGTCGAGGCCGCGGTCAAGAACCTCGCCTGA